The following are from one region of the Mycolicibacterium helvum genome:
- the fmt gene encoding methionyl-tRNA formyltransferase gives MRIIFAGTPEPALPSLQRLIDSPRHDVIAVLTRPDAAAGRRGKPAPSPVAQLAAAAGIPVLRPSRPNSGEFVAELAELAPECCAVVAYGALLSEQLLAVPAHGWINLHFSLLPAWRGAAPVQAAIAAGDTVTGATTFLIEPSLDSGPVYGVVTETVRPADTAGDLLDRLAVSGAALLEATLDGIADATLTPAPQPADGVSVAPKITVEQARISWDLPAHVVDRRIRAVTPNPGAWTMLGDLRVKVGPVSVDEAALPLAPGEIVVDRSGVRVGTGSQPVILGQVQPPGKKLMNAADWARGARLDETVRAS, from the coding sequence ATGCGAATCATTTTCGCCGGTACCCCCGAGCCGGCCCTGCCGTCGTTACAGCGGCTGATCGACTCACCGCGCCACGATGTGATCGCGGTGCTCACCCGCCCGGATGCCGCGGCTGGGCGTCGCGGCAAACCCGCGCCGTCACCGGTGGCGCAGCTCGCCGCGGCAGCAGGCATTCCGGTGTTGCGCCCGTCACGGCCCAATAGCGGTGAGTTCGTCGCCGAGTTGGCTGAGCTGGCGCCGGAATGCTGCGCGGTGGTGGCCTACGGCGCGCTGCTCTCCGAGCAGTTGCTGGCGGTTCCGGCGCACGGCTGGATCAATCTGCATTTCTCGCTGCTGCCGGCGTGGCGGGGTGCCGCGCCAGTACAGGCCGCCATCGCCGCGGGCGATACCGTCACGGGCGCAACGACTTTCCTGATCGAGCCGAGCCTGGATTCCGGACCGGTTTACGGCGTGGTCACCGAGACGGTGCGCCCCGCCGACACCGCGGGCGATCTGCTGGACCGGCTGGCCGTCTCGGGCGCGGCCCTTCTGGAGGCGACGCTGGACGGTATCGCCGACGCCACCTTGACTCCGGCACCCCAACCCGCCGACGGGGTCAGCGTGGCGCCCAAGATCACCGTCGAGCAGGCGCGCATCTCCTGGGACCTGCCCGCCCACGTGGTCGACCGCCGGATCCGCGCGGTGACCCCCAATCCCGGTGCCTGGACGATGCTCGGTGACCTGCGGGTCAAGGTCGGCCCGGTCAGTGTCGACGAGGCGGCCTTGCCCTTGGCGCCGGGGGAGATCGTGGTGGATCGGTCCGGTGTCAGGGTCGGCACCGGGTCGCAGCCGGTGATACTCGGCCAGGTGCAGCCGCCGGGCAAGAAGCTGATGAACGCCGCAGACTGGGCTCGCGGTGCCCGGCTCGACGAAACGGTGCGGGCATCATGA
- the rpe gene encoding ribulose-phosphate 3-epimerase — translation MVTPPRPLIAPSILSADFAHLADEAAAVEGADWLHVDVMDGHFVPNLTLGLPVVESLLAATDIPMDCHLMIDNPDRWAPGYAEAGAYNVTFHAEATDNPVGVARDIRAAGAKAGLAVKPGTPLEPYLEILRDFDTLLVMSVEPGFGGQSFIAEVLSKVATARRLVDSGELTILVEIDGGINADTIELAAEAGVDCFVAGSAVYGAQDPAAAVEALRRQAASTSQHLRI, via the coding sequence ATGGTGACACCGCCCCGTCCACTGATCGCGCCGTCGATCCTGTCCGCCGACTTCGCTCACCTCGCCGACGAAGCGGCCGCTGTCGAGGGCGCCGACTGGCTGCACGTCGATGTGATGGACGGCCACTTCGTGCCGAACCTCACGCTCGGCCTGCCGGTGGTGGAGAGCCTGCTGGCGGCCACCGACATCCCGATGGACTGCCACCTGATGATCGACAACCCGGACCGCTGGGCCCCCGGATACGCCGAGGCCGGGGCCTACAACGTCACCTTCCACGCCGAGGCCACCGACAACCCGGTCGGCGTCGCCCGCGATATCCGCGCCGCCGGCGCCAAGGCGGGTCTTGCGGTGAAGCCGGGCACCCCGCTGGAGCCGTACCTGGAGATCCTGCGCGATTTCGACACGTTGCTGGTGATGTCGGTCGAGCCGGGCTTCGGCGGGCAGAGCTTCATCGCCGAGGTGCTCTCCAAAGTCGCGACGGCGCGGCGGCTGGTCGATTCCGGCGAGCTGACGATCCTGGTGGAGATCGACGGCGGCATCAATGCCGACACCATCGAGCTGGCCGCCGAGGCCGGCGTGGACTGCTTCGTCGCGGGTTCGGCCGTGTATGGCGCGCAGGACCCCGCTGCCGCGGTGGAGGCGCTGCGTCGCCAGGCGGCGAGCACCTCGCAGCATCTGCGGATATGA
- a CDS encoding RsmB/NOP family class I SAM-dependent RNA methyltransferase gives MSERPGNKRKPQGGKGFQKRERTGAPPGRERAQQRPPRRAPRTPLDPARQAAFDVLRAVSERDAYANLVLPAMLAERGIHGRDAAFATELAYGSCRTLGLLDAVIAAAAGRPIDQIDPVLLDLLRLGSYQLLRTNVAMHAAVSTTVEQAGIEFDSVRAGFVNGVLRTISGRDEASWVAELAPSADTDPIGHMAFVHAHPRWIAQAFGDALGAAAGELDATLAADDARPGVHLAARPGVLSAQELATEVDGTVGRYSPYAVYLSGGDPGRLAAVRDGKALVQDEGSQLVAQALTLAPLIGDDGGRWLDLCSGPGGKTALIAAIAAQHGGSVTAIEPTPRRAELVEQNTRGLPVEVLRVDGRESGLAPGSFDRVLVDAPCTGLGALRRRPEARWRRTPGDVPVLAKLQRELLAAAIALTRPGGVILYATCSPHLAETVGVVSDALRRQPVTALDARPLFAPTEGLGDGPYVQLWPHRHGTDAMFAAALQKTV, from the coding sequence ATGAGTGAGCGTCCGGGTAATAAGCGAAAGCCGCAGGGCGGCAAAGGCTTCCAGAAACGTGAGCGAACCGGCGCACCGCCAGGTCGTGAGCGTGCTCAGCAGCGTCCACCGCGCCGCGCGCCACGCACCCCGCTGGATCCGGCTCGGCAGGCCGCCTTCGACGTGCTGCGTGCGGTCTCGGAACGCGACGCCTACGCAAACCTGGTGCTGCCGGCGATGCTGGCCGAGCGTGGGATCCACGGCCGCGACGCGGCGTTCGCCACCGAATTGGCCTACGGCAGCTGCCGCACCCTGGGGCTGCTCGACGCCGTCATCGCGGCCGCGGCCGGCCGTCCCATCGACCAGATCGACCCGGTTCTACTGGACCTGCTGCGCCTCGGCAGCTATCAGCTGCTGCGCACCAACGTCGCCATGCACGCCGCGGTGTCCACCACCGTCGAGCAGGCTGGTATCGAATTTGACAGTGTCAGAGCGGGTTTCGTCAACGGTGTACTGCGCACCATCTCCGGTCGCGACGAAGCGTCCTGGGTGGCAGAGCTGGCGCCATCGGCGGACACCGACCCGATAGGGCATATGGCGTTCGTCCACGCCCATCCGCGCTGGATCGCCCAGGCGTTCGGCGATGCGCTCGGCGCCGCCGCAGGCGAGCTCGACGCCACCCTGGCCGCCGACGATGCCCGCCCGGGCGTCCATCTGGCTGCTCGGCCGGGTGTGCTGAGCGCGCAGGAGCTGGCCACCGAGGTCGACGGCACCGTCGGACGGTATTCGCCGTACGCGGTGTACCTCAGTGGCGGTGACCCGGGCCGGCTCGCGGCGGTGCGTGACGGCAAGGCACTGGTGCAGGACGAGGGCAGCCAGCTGGTGGCCCAGGCGCTGACGCTGGCCCCGCTGATCGGCGACGACGGCGGGCGCTGGCTGGACCTGTGCTCGGGGCCGGGCGGCAAGACCGCGCTGATCGCCGCTATCGCCGCGCAGCACGGTGGCAGCGTGACCGCGATCGAACCCACACCGCGCCGCGCGGAGCTGGTCGAGCAGAACACCCGCGGCCTGCCGGTCGAGGTGCTGCGGGTCGACGGGCGCGAATCGGGGCTGGCGCCGGGCAGCTTCGACCGGGTGCTGGTCGACGCGCCGTGTACCGGGCTGGGTGCGTTGCGGCGCCGGCCGGAGGCCCGCTGGCGGCGAACCCCGGGCGACGTTCCGGTGCTCGCCAAGCTGCAGCGTGAGCTGCTGGCCGCCGCGATCGCCTTGACCCGCCCCGGTGGGGTGATCCTCTACGCCACCTGCTCGCCGCACCTGGCCGAGACGGTGGGGGTGGTCTCCGATGCGCTGCGCCGCCAGCCGGTGACCGCTCTGGACGCCCGGCCGCTGTTCGCCCCGACTGAAGGGCTGGGTGACGGTCCGTACGTGCAGCTTTGGCCACATCGGCACGGCACCGACGCGATGTTCGCGGCTGCGCTGCAAAAGACTGTTTAA
- a CDS encoding lysoplasmalogenase has translation MASTGARSKLGISPPYLRSLTHWWLAGAVAAIGYGIFLAITALRLPENAELTGRFPGQPAVKALMAVLLAVAALWHPLVRERRWLVAALLFSAGGDFFLAMPWWQPSFVLGLGSFLVAHLCYLGALLPLRGPSRLRLTASAVVVVACVGLLVWFWPRLVADGLTIPVMVYMTVLAAMVCSALLARLPTPWTALGAVSFAISDGMIGIGRFVLDSPALEVPIWWVYATSQVLITAGFFFGRVAAG, from the coding sequence ATGGCATCCACTGGCGCTCGGTCCAAGCTCGGCATCAGCCCACCGTACTTACGGAGCCTGACACATTGGTGGCTAGCCGGTGCGGTCGCGGCGATCGGTTACGGCATCTTTCTGGCGATCACCGCGCTGCGGCTGCCCGAGAATGCCGAGCTCACCGGCCGGTTCCCGGGCCAGCCCGCCGTCAAGGCTCTGATGGCGGTACTACTCGCGGTCGCTGCACTGTGGCACCCACTCGTCCGGGAGCGACGCTGGCTGGTCGCGGCACTGCTGTTCTCGGCCGGCGGCGACTTCTTTCTGGCGATGCCGTGGTGGCAGCCGTCGTTCGTGCTCGGGCTGGGCTCGTTCCTGGTCGCCCACCTCTGCTACCTGGGCGCGCTGCTTCCACTGCGGGGTCCCAGCCGGCTCCGGCTGACCGCTTCGGCGGTCGTGGTCGTCGCATGCGTGGGTTTGCTGGTGTGGTTCTGGCCCCGGCTGGTCGCCGACGGGCTGACCATCCCGGTCATGGTCTACATGACGGTGCTGGCCGCGATGGTGTGCTCGGCGCTGCTGGCCCGCCTTCCGACGCCGTGGACGGCCCTAGGAGCGGTGTCGTTCGCGATCTCGGACGGCATGATCGGCATCGGCCGCTTCGTCCTGGACTCACCGGCACTGGAAGTGCCGATCTGGTGGGTGTACGCCACTTCGCAGGTGTTGATCACGGCCGGGTTCTTCTTCGGCCGGGTGGCGGCTGGCTAA
- a CDS encoding DUF2207 domain-containing protein: MKLTGRVIWFSIALLLMVIGLLWPLMFTGSSQGAPPSDPVVITDYHAELVVDANGRLDATEIITGAFPGGRHGIFRYWDVANLNSPHVRQPPQITEVLLDDRPVPYTMQWESGKRFRVAKIGDPGSYLDYGRHVFRIRYTIDGVLDPGGTGADKKFASSTGDPSARSAFFWNVIAPAWNNTIERADISVVLPGGITGAQCSVGYGVGRACDDLTVSGDKVHLSASNLAPRTPVTVRAGVDVPTPPRAELPWTYRWDPVLGQSLPVVVWLVGASLAAGLGAYLWWRTTVEPPPGFPLQYAPPPGLGPVQCEYIRTEKVPANGLTATLFYLAEHKLINLLQVSGKKWTITGSAPAAAWADVDPVSLDVGAALKIVGPGTRFDANGTVAAGKKLSSAKTDMSAAVTKWAFDGFMVKRSKELWLRFFNVLALTLAACTFFWSPVTLRGVPFALFFGFSARSWTAGVGSRRTAAGRELWSQAGGFYRMLSTDSAESRFDFAARKDLYTAYIPFAVAGGVAALWARKYQTSTGEVDPRPEWYHSSSGTSWHAATIGGASFDSFESALSSSIGAYTASQSSSSSSDGGGGGGGGGGGGGGGGGGGGSW; encoded by the coding sequence ATGAAGTTGACCGGCCGGGTCATCTGGTTCTCGATTGCCTTGTTGCTCATGGTCATTGGGCTGCTGTGGCCGCTGATGTTCACGGGGAGCTCGCAGGGTGCCCCGCCGTCGGACCCGGTCGTCATCACCGACTACCACGCCGAACTCGTCGTCGATGCCAACGGCAGGCTGGATGCCACCGAGATCATCACCGGCGCTTTCCCCGGTGGGCGGCACGGAATCTTCCGGTACTGGGACGTCGCCAACCTCAACAGTCCGCATGTCCGGCAGCCACCCCAGATCACCGAGGTCCTCCTCGATGACCGCCCGGTGCCGTACACGATGCAGTGGGAGAGCGGAAAACGCTTCCGGGTGGCCAAGATCGGCGACCCGGGCAGCTACCTCGACTACGGCAGGCACGTCTTCCGGATCCGCTACACCATCGACGGGGTCCTCGACCCGGGCGGCACCGGTGCCGACAAGAAGTTCGCGTCGTCGACCGGAGACCCGTCGGCGCGGTCGGCGTTTTTCTGGAACGTCATCGCCCCGGCGTGGAACAACACCATCGAACGCGCCGATATCTCCGTGGTCCTGCCCGGCGGTATCACCGGCGCCCAGTGCTCGGTCGGCTATGGCGTCGGGCGGGCCTGCGACGACCTGACTGTCAGTGGCGACAAGGTCCATCTGTCGGCCAGCAACCTGGCCCCTCGCACACCGGTCACGGTACGGGCCGGGGTCGACGTGCCCACGCCGCCGCGCGCCGAGCTGCCGTGGACCTACCGCTGGGACCCGGTCCTGGGCCAGTCGCTGCCCGTGGTCGTGTGGCTGGTCGGCGCCAGCCTGGCGGCTGGTCTCGGTGCCTACCTGTGGTGGCGGACCACGGTCGAGCCCCCACCGGGTTTTCCGCTGCAGTACGCGCCGCCGCCGGGTCTGGGCCCGGTGCAGTGCGAGTACATCCGCACCGAGAAGGTGCCGGCCAATGGGCTGACCGCGACGCTGTTTTATCTGGCTGAGCACAAGCTGATCAATCTGCTCCAGGTCAGCGGTAAGAAGTGGACCATCACCGGGAGCGCGCCCGCCGCGGCGTGGGCCGACGTCGACCCGGTCAGCCTGGATGTCGGCGCGGCACTCAAGATCGTCGGGCCCGGCACCCGATTCGACGCGAACGGCACTGTGGCCGCCGGCAAGAAGCTCTCCAGCGCCAAAACGGATATGAGCGCGGCCGTCACGAAGTGGGCGTTCGACGGCTTCATGGTCAAACGCTCCAAGGAGCTGTGGCTGCGGTTCTTCAACGTCCTCGCGCTGACGCTGGCCGCGTGTACCTTCTTCTGGTCTCCGGTCACCCTAAGGGGTGTCCCGTTCGCGCTGTTCTTCGGTTTCTCGGCCCGATCATGGACCGCCGGGGTCGGCAGTCGGCGCACCGCCGCGGGGCGCGAACTGTGGTCGCAGGCCGGCGGTTTCTACCGGATGCTGTCCACCGACTCGGCCGAGTCACGCTTCGACTTCGCCGCCCGCAAGGACCTCTACACCGCCTATATCCCGTTTGCCGTCGCCGGCGGGGTGGCCGCCCTGTGGGCCCGCAAGTACCAGACCTCCACCGGCGAGGTCGACCCGCGACCGGAGTGGTACCACTCGTCGTCGGGTACCAGCTGGCATGCGGCCACCATCGGTGGTGCTAGTTTCGACAGCTTCGAGTCGGCGTTGTCGTCGTCGATCGGGGCCTACACCGCCTCGCAGTCCTCCTCGTCCAGCAGTGACGGAGGAGGGGGCGGCGGTGGTGGCGGAGGCGGCGGTGGTGGTGGCGGAGGAGGAGGCGGTTCATGGTGA
- the ribD gene encoding bifunctional diaminohydroxyphosphoribosylaminopyrimidine deaminase/5-amino-6-(5-phosphoribosylamino)uracil reductase RibD translates to MTVATPAAVEAAMGLAIAQAQRVKGSTYPNPPVGAVILDAAGEVVGVGGTQPAGGPHAEVVALRAAGERAAGGTAVVTLEPCNHHGRTPPCVDALIQAGVASVVYAVADPNPVAAGGADRLRGGGIAVTAGVCADEVSGGPLREWLHKQRTGRPHVTWKYATSVDGRSAAADGSSQWITSDAARADLHVRRAACDAIVVGTGTVFIDDPTLTARLPGGGLAQRQPLRVVVGMREISPEAKVLNDDSRTMVIRTHDPNEVIQALSDRTDVLVEGGPTLAGAFLRAGAIDRILAYVGPILLGGPVTAVDDVGVSSIARALRWRYDGVDRIGPDLLLSLVPG, encoded by the coding sequence ATGACGGTAGCCACGCCGGCGGCGGTGGAGGCCGCGATGGGGCTGGCCATCGCCCAAGCTCAACGGGTCAAGGGTTCAACGTATCCGAATCCTCCTGTGGGAGCGGTCATTCTGGATGCTGCGGGCGAAGTCGTTGGTGTCGGCGGCACTCAACCGGCGGGCGGTCCGCACGCCGAAGTGGTGGCGCTGCGGGCGGCGGGGGAGCGTGCTGCCGGTGGCACCGCCGTCGTCACCCTCGAGCCGTGCAATCACCATGGCCGCACTCCGCCGTGCGTCGACGCCCTGATCCAGGCCGGCGTGGCTTCGGTGGTCTACGCCGTCGCCGATCCCAATCCGGTCGCCGCGGGCGGCGCCGACCGCCTGCGCGGCGGGGGGATCGCAGTGACCGCCGGGGTGTGCGCCGACGAGGTGTCGGGTGGCCCGCTGCGTGAATGGCTGCACAAACAACGGACCGGCCGGCCGCACGTCACCTGGAAGTACGCCACGAGCGTCGACGGGCGCAGCGCCGCCGCCGACGGCTCTTCCCAATGGATCACCAGCGACGCGGCGCGCGCCGATCTGCATGTGCGCCGCGCGGCGTGCGACGCGATCGTGGTCGGCACGGGCACAGTCTTCATCGATGACCCGACGCTGACCGCCCGGCTGCCCGGCGGGGGACTGGCGCAGCGCCAGCCGCTTCGGGTGGTCGTCGGCATGCGGGAGATCTCCCCGGAAGCTAAGGTGCTCAACGATGATTCGCGCACAATGGTGATTCGCACCCACGATCCGAACGAGGTGATCCAGGCGCTGTCGGATCGTACCGATGTGCTCGTCGAGGGTGGCCCGACGCTCGCCGGCGCCTTTTTGCGGGCTGGGGCGATCGACCGAATCCTGGCCTATGTCGGCCCGATTCTGCTGGGCGGTCCGGTCACCGCCGTCGATGACGTCGGCGTGTCGAGCATCGCGCGGGCGCTGCGCTGGCGGTACGACGGTGTCGACCGGATCGGGCCCGATCTGCTGCTGAGTCTGGTGCCGGGCTAG
- a CDS encoding primosomal protein N', with the protein MPIRRAAEHEPIARVLPMLSVPHLDREFDYLVSAEQSDDAQPGVRVRVRFHGRLVDAFVLERRSETDHVGQLGWLDRVISAEPVLTPEVRRLVDAVAARYAGTRPDVLRLAIPPRHARAEKTQADAPLLPVIDPVDPTGWARYARGEGFLTALRDGRAARAVWQALPGEQWCDRIAEAAAAAVSGGYGVLAVVPDQRDIDALWQAATARIDPSAVVALSAGLGPSARYRRWLAALRGHARLVIGTRSAVFAPVERLGLVIVWDDGDDTLAEPRAPYPHAREVAMLRAHQLRCAAVIGGYSRTAEAQALVQSGWAHDLVASRPLVRASAPRVVALDDAGYAEERDPAARSARLPSLALRAARGALEQEAPVLIQVPRRGYVPSVACARCRTIARCRHCMGPLSLSERDAAGAVCRWCGRMDSSLRCRRCGSDAIRAVVVGARRTAEEMGRAFPGTTVITSAGDSVHTEIEPGPALVVATPGAEPHVPGGYGAALLLDSWALLGRQDLRAAEDTLRRWMAAAAQVRPRGDGGVVAVVAESAIPTVQALIKWDPVGHAEAELDARAEVALPPCVHMAAVDGGSDAVGALLEHAELPEDADLLGPVDLPPGVRRPPATRPGEPVIRMLVRVPKDEGLGLAASLRHAIAIASARHDHEAVRVQIDPLHIG; encoded by the coding sequence ATGCCGATCCGGCGCGCCGCCGAGCACGAACCCATCGCCCGGGTGTTGCCGATGCTGTCGGTGCCGCACCTGGACCGTGAGTTCGACTATCTGGTGTCGGCTGAACAATCCGACGACGCCCAGCCCGGGGTCCGGGTCCGGGTCCGGTTCCACGGACGGCTGGTCGACGCCTTCGTGCTCGAACGGCGTTCCGAGACCGACCATGTCGGTCAGCTGGGCTGGCTGGACCGGGTCATCTCAGCCGAGCCGGTGCTCACCCCGGAGGTCCGCCGCCTCGTCGACGCGGTCGCCGCCCGCTACGCCGGCACCCGACCCGACGTACTCCGGCTGGCTATCCCACCCCGGCATGCCCGGGCGGAGAAGACCCAGGCCGACGCTCCGCTGCTCCCCGTCATCGACCCGGTCGACCCCACCGGCTGGGCTCGCTATGCCCGCGGTGAGGGATTCCTGACTGCGCTGCGCGACGGCCGGGCCGCCCGAGCGGTGTGGCAGGCGCTGCCGGGCGAGCAGTGGTGCGACCGGATCGCCGAAGCCGCCGCGGCCGCCGTGAGCGGCGGCTACGGGGTGTTGGCTGTGGTGCCCGACCAGCGCGATATCGACGCGCTGTGGCAGGCCGCGACCGCGCGGATCGACCCGTCCGCGGTGGTCGCCCTGTCCGCCGGGCTGGGCCCCTCGGCCCGGTACCGGCGCTGGCTGGCGGCGCTACGTGGGCACGCCCGGCTGGTCATCGGCACCCGCAGCGCGGTATTCGCCCCCGTCGAGCGGCTTGGCCTGGTCATCGTCTGGGACGACGGCGATGACACCCTCGCCGAACCGCGCGCACCGTACCCGCACGCCCGCGAGGTGGCGATGCTGCGCGCCCATCAGCTGCGCTGCGCGGCGGTGATCGGGGGCTACTCCCGCACGGCCGAAGCGCAGGCGCTGGTGCAGAGCGGCTGGGCGCACGACCTGGTGGCATCCCGACCGCTGGTGCGCGCGTCCGCGCCCCGGGTGGTTGCCCTCGACGACGCCGGCTACGCGGAGGAACGCGACCCCGCCGCCCGGTCGGCCCGGTTGCCGTCGCTGGCGCTGCGCGCCGCCCGCGGCGCGCTCGAACAGGAAGCCCCGGTGCTGATCCAGGTGCCGCGGCGCGGCTATGTGCCGTCGGTGGCCTGCGCGCGCTGCCGGACGATCGCCCGCTGCCGGCACTGTATGGGGCCGTTGTCGCTGTCCGAGCGGGATGCCGCCGGCGCGGTGTGCCGCTGGTGCGGCCGGATGGACAGCTCGCTGCGCTGCCGGCGCTGCGGCTCCGACGCAATCCGTGCCGTGGTGGTGGGGGCGCGCCGCACCGCCGAGGAAATGGGCCGGGCCTTCCCGGGGACGACGGTCATCACCTCTGCTGGGGACTCGGTGCATACCGAGATCGAGCCGGGCCCGGCCCTCGTCGTCGCCACCCCGGGAGCTGAGCCGCACGTGCCGGGCGGATATGGCGCCGCACTGCTGCTGGACAGCTGGGCGCTGCTGGGCCGCCAGGACCTGCGCGCCGCCGAGGACACCTTGCGGCGCTGGATGGCCGCCGCCGCGCAGGTCCGGCCCCGCGGCGACGGCGGTGTGGTGGCGGTGGTGGCCGAGTCGGCCATCCCGACCGTGCAAGCGCTGATCAAGTGGGATCCCGTCGGGCACGCGGAGGCCGAACTGGACGCCCGCGCCGAGGTCGCGCTGCCACCATGTGTGCACATGGCCGCCGTCGACGGCGGCTCGGATGCGGTCGGCGCGCTGCTCGAACATGCCGAGCTGCCCGAAGACGCCGACCTGCTCGGCCCCGTCGACCTGCCGCCCGGCGTCCGGCGCCCGCCCGCGACCCGGCCGGGCGAACCGGTCATCCGAATGCTGGTGCGGGTCCCCAAGGACGAGGGACTGGGCCTGGCCGCCTCGCTGCGGCATGCCATCGCCATCGCCAGCGCCCGGCACGACCACGAGGCAGTTCGGGTACAGATCGATCCGTTGCACATAGGGTGA
- a CDS encoding LemA family protein, which produces MVSFVLIVVLVLAVLVLIGFVLGYNKVRAADVRVDEALGGIDVQLTRRAALIPGLVHTVQTFAAHEKAILDHVADAQTALAAATTGKSVAQRTSAEKEFDTAVGQVLALGQTYPQLNSSNNFLNLQQNLADTEDKLAFARQYYNDAVAGVNRLITTIPTMFVAPMAGVSQREFYQVSK; this is translated from the coding sequence ATGGTGAGCTTCGTGCTGATCGTGGTGCTGGTGCTCGCGGTCTTGGTGTTGATCGGGTTCGTGTTGGGCTACAACAAGGTTCGGGCCGCAGACGTCCGCGTCGACGAGGCGCTCGGCGGTATTGACGTGCAGCTCACCCGGCGGGCCGCCCTGATCCCCGGACTGGTGCACACGGTGCAGACCTTCGCTGCCCACGAGAAGGCGATCCTGGATCACGTTGCCGACGCGCAGACGGCGCTGGCCGCCGCGACGACGGGGAAATCAGTCGCGCAACGCACTTCGGCGGAAAAGGAATTCGACACCGCGGTCGGTCAGGTGCTGGCGCTTGGCCAGACCTACCCGCAGCTGAACTCCTCCAACAACTTCCTGAACCTGCAGCAGAACCTGGCCGACACCGAGGACAAGCTGGCGTTCGCCCGCCAGTACTACAACGACGCGGTCGCAGGAGTGAACCGGTTGATCACCACGATTCCGACGATGTTCGTCGCGCCGATGGCCGGGGTGTCGCAGCGTGAGTTCTACCAGGTGTCAAAGTAG
- a CDS encoding phosphotriesterase family protein produces MTGYIHTVGGPVPAASLGVTSMHEHLFSDARVWYSAPPDRCDPVAVTMDNLGWLRWHIHGSEDNLVLDDPAVTETELYDFAQAGGQTLVDLTPVNLGRRVSDLPALARRTGVNIVVSTGIYVHDAHPQWVESADVDAVADFFLTELRDGIEGTGIRPAIIGEIGTSATITDREWRVVRAAGAAGAATGTAVNIHLDPFGTHALSILDVLLSEGMTASRVVFSHMDEHLDLPYHRDVAASGAILEYDTFGAEFYWGDFHRDATDQQRLADLTTLIGEGFGEQLVLGCDVWMKINQRHYGGLGYGHLPRTIMPLLRDHYGVDPETITTMFVKTPASLLTRP; encoded by the coding sequence ATGACGGGTTACATCCACACAGTCGGTGGCCCAGTGCCGGCGGCGTCACTCGGTGTGACAAGCATGCACGAGCACCTGTTCTCCGATGCGCGTGTCTGGTATTCGGCGCCGCCCGATCGTTGCGATCCGGTCGCGGTCACGATGGACAACCTCGGATGGCTGCGTTGGCACATCCATGGCTCCGAGGACAACCTGGTCCTCGATGACCCCGCTGTCACCGAGACCGAACTCTACGACTTCGCCCAAGCAGGTGGACAGACGCTGGTCGACCTCACCCCGGTCAATCTCGGCCGGCGTGTGTCGGACCTGCCGGCGCTCGCCCGCCGGACGGGCGTCAACATCGTCGTGTCCACCGGCATCTACGTCCACGATGCGCATCCGCAGTGGGTCGAGTCGGCCGATGTCGACGCGGTGGCCGACTTCTTCCTCACCGAGCTGCGCGACGGCATCGAAGGAACGGGTATCCGTCCGGCGATCATCGGCGAAATCGGGACTAGCGCAACCATCACCGATCGCGAATGGCGAGTGGTACGGGCCGCAGGTGCCGCGGGCGCGGCAACCGGAACGGCGGTGAATATCCATCTGGACCCATTCGGCACCCACGCCTTGTCCATCCTGGATGTTCTGCTCAGTGAGGGCATGACTGCCAGTCGGGTCGTCTTCAGCCACATGGACGAACACCTCGATCTGCCCTATCACCGCGACGTCGCGGCGTCGGGCGCGATACTCGAGTACGACACCTTCGGCGCGGAATTCTATTGGGGCGATTTCCACCGGGATGCGACCGATCAACAGCGGCTGGCGGATCTCACCACGCTCATCGGCGAGGGGTTCGGTGAGCAACTCGTGCTCGGCTGCGATGTCTGGATGAAGATCAACCAACGACACTACGGCGGACTTGGTTACGGCCATCTCCCCCGGACCATCATGCCGCTCCTGCGCGACCACTACGGCGTGGACCCGGAGACCATCACCACAATGTTCGTCAAAACGCCGGCGTCGCTGCTGACCCGGCCATAA